In Amphiura filiformis chromosome 2, Afil_fr2py, whole genome shotgun sequence, one DNA window encodes the following:
- the LOC140144053 gene encoding uncharacterized protein, with product MGKKAKQPRRDEECPGGYTLDTVSVTSSLALETFEKRKMRQLVDDILQSRSSRQYLKMLSYQLIPLIALVVTCSILLAQSALIHSSARLLQTVVEDNDNIGRFVIKLQVERGLTTTYLSSNRTQTYIHEELLSAQRNTDKAFSLINSWPDTTFDVTYDEYALDKTSVEHKIRQHRERVNQTRYTKFQPENCFAENIHFYSNINKGLIEANIIASRQLEASVWYQLIAKQSLLLATDFYGIERALGSVFYIQCALNVENMIWFRTARTQGEMMLSQAFNYDYKVRTEYNDHLMRVDVNNALIQVEQMRAEILNNSNVCVTGKTDNIETKSLEWFNNSTRLINILSDVRSEISNDISRYVEETKQSTFRMIILYSLTATMTLLACVTLSIFHARKSHTLLSSISYYAKDLSEKKTELASEKKLTLRLVYQLIPKGVAKQLQAGKSVEAMVFEEVTIYFSNIEGFTNFAARSTPMQVINLLNQLYR from the coding sequence ATGGGTAAGAAAGCAAAGCAACCGCGACGTGATGAAGAATGTCCTGGTGGATATACCCTAGATACAGTCAGCGTGACTTCATCGCTTGCACTAGAGACATTTGAGAAGCGTAAGATGCGGCAACTAGTTGATGATATCCTCCAATCTCGCTCATCAAGACAATATTTGAAGATGTTGAGTTATCAATTGATACCATTAATAGCCTTGGTAGTGACGTGCAGCATATTATTGGCACAATCTGCTTTGATACATAGCAGCGCTAGATTGCTTCAAACAGTTGTGGAGGACAATGACAATATTGGTCGATTTGTCATCAAACTACAGGTTGAACGTGGACTCACAACGACTTATCTTAGCTCGAATCGTACCCAAACTTACATTCATGAGGAACTGCTATCAGCTCAAAGGAACACCGATAAAGCATTTAGTTTAATCAATAGCTGGCCCGATACGACGTTCGATGTAACATATGATGAGTATGCATTGGATAAAACTAGCGTGGAACATAAAATACGACAGCACAGGGAGCGTGTTAATCAAACGAGGTATACAAAGTTCCAGCCTGAGAATTGTTTTGCAGAAAACATTCATTTTTACAGTAATAtcaataagggtttaattgaggCTAACATTATCGCGTCGCGACAATTAGAAGCCAGTGTCTGGTACCAGTTAATCGCTAAGCAAAGTCTGCTTCTAGCAACGGATTTTTATGGAATTGAGAGAGCTTTAGGATCGGTGTTTTATATTCAATGTGCTTTAAACGTTGAAAACATGATTTGGTTTAGAACTGCACGAACTCAAGGTGAAATGATGCTGAGTCAAGCTTTCAATTATGACTATAAAGTCAGAACAGAATATAACGATCATTTGATGCGGGTTGATGTTAACAATGCTCTTATCCAAGTGGAACAAATGCGAGCAGAGATTTTGAACAACTCGAATGTATGTGTGACAGGAAAAACGGATAACATTGAGACCAAATCACTCGAATGGTTTAACAATAGTACACGGCTCATCAATATCCTATCTGATGTTCGAAGCGAAATTAGCAATGATATTTCGAGATATGTagaagaaacaaaacaaagcacGTTTCGAATGATTATTTTATATTCATTAACTGCTACGATGACTCTATTGGCGTGTGTAACTTTAAGTATCTTTCATGCAAGGAAATCACACACTCTATTGTCTTCAATAAGCTATTATGCGAAAGACTTAAGTGAAAAGAAAACTGAATTGGCGTCAGAGAAGAAGCTGACATTACGGCTTGTGTATCAGCTGATTCCAAAAGGAGTCGCGAAGCAGTTGCAGGCGGGGAAGTCAGTGGAGGCCATGGTGTTTGAGGAAGTGACTATATACTTTAGCAACATTGAAGGATTCACTAATTTTGCTGCGAGAAGTACACCAATGCAAGTCATCAATCTTCTTAATCAGTTATATAGGTAA